A portion of the Diprion similis isolate iyDipSimi1 chromosome 4, iyDipSimi1.1, whole genome shotgun sequence genome contains these proteins:
- the LOC124406030 gene encoding toll-like receptor 6 — MVIVVILIMSGLLYTLLGLAASSTLHCAVRREISPCTCRRQEFGTMAVLHGNGNPTVTELIHVECEQMQSFNQVAEALRGRFVPEQQITLKVAYSHLHDISRHDFKELRMTITNLQLNYNNLGFLDGHAFAGLGRTMYLSLADNEVPAIPKHVLLHLPLLRTFDMGRNRILRIEADDFKYNPDLHHLVLVDNLVTELDPGSLPPLLKHLHLGRNNLGSLNRTLRELNQLEWLLLNENVLTSLDGELPTVGRNLKLLQVANNKLTHLPPELRFFHRLDHLFLNNNKIQSLDGRLQKARRLEKLEISCNEIQELAEDEFTEAESLEELQLGHNSIKSLGRGIGNENGNSALLPLRSLRILNLTHNELREFSFSDLRGLRKLFFVDLSHNRITYLMKGWTPTENLVEMEGEEIAGASIFELRLQHNKLNTLEGSLFMGMRSLQRLNLSHNALGPSLGPRDLKGLNALRVLDISHNALTTLEDTSENWLPSLEELNASHNRLVVLSEHDFRGLPVLCWADLSANWIRSVAADLVSNTRCTVHGVPDVLRIYLQDNPVLCDPGLANITIAFEVNHAKPYGVANDCPTTTTTPSAPTSSLPPLPPTLFLTAAGGNVSFAATLE; from the exons ATGGTAATAGTGGTGATCCTAATCATGTCGGGTCTTTTGTACACGCTTCTTGGTCTGGCGGCCAGTTCTACGTTGCACTGTGCGGTTCGCCGAGAAATCAGCCCGTGCACGTGTCGTCGACAGGAATTTGGGACCATGGCGGTGTTACACGGAAACGGAAACCCGACGGTAACGGAACTGATACATGTCGAATGCGAGCAGATGCAGTCGTTCAATCAAGTCGCCGAAGCGCTTCGCGGTAGATTCGTACCCGAGCAACAAATCACACTGAAAGTCGCTTATTCGCATCTTCACGACATCTCAAGGCATGACTTCAAGGAGCTGCGGATGACAATTACCAACCTTCAACTCAACTACAACAACCTCGG ATTTTTGGACGGACATGCCTTTGCCGGGCTTGGGAGAACGATGTATCTTAGTCTTGCCGACAACGAGGTTCCCGCAATCCCAAAGCACGTGTTGTTGCATTTGCCTTTGCTTCGGACGTTCGACATGGGAAGGAACAGAATCTTGCGCATAGAAGCGGACGACTTCAAG taTAATCCTGACCTCCACCACCTCGTGCTTGTCGACAATCTTGTAACGGAACTTGATCCCGGTTCGTTGCCACCTCTTCTGAAGCACCTTCACCTGGGAAGAAATAACTTGGGTTCCCTCAATCGTACGCTGAG GGAATTGAATCAGCTTGAATGGCTGCTATTGAACGAAAATGTGCTAACGTCTTTGGACGGCGAACTGCCGACAGTGGGACGTAATTTGAAACTGCTGCAAGTCGCTAACAACAAGTTGACCCATCTACCGCCCGAACTCCGATTCTTCCACCGTCTGGATCACCTTtttctaaataataataaaattcaaagccTCGATGGAAGGCTGCAAAAGGCACGCCGTTTGGAAAAACTCGAAATTTCTTGCAACGAAATACAAGAG CTTGCAGAAGACGAGTTCACGGAAGCCGAGAGTCTTGAAGAACTACAATTGGGCCACAATTCGATCAAGTCCCTCGGACGTGGTATTGGGAACGAGAACGGCAACAGCGCCCTTCTTCCACTGCGCTCCTTGAGGATCCTTAATTTGACTCACAACGAATTGCGCGAATTCTCGTTCTCGGATTTACGCGGCCTGCGCAAGCTTTTCTTCGTCGATCTCTCTCACAACCGGATCACATATCTGATGAAGGGTTGGACTCCGACCGAG AACCTGGTGGAAATGGAGGGCGAAGAGATCGCCGGAGCGAGCATATTCGAACTTCGGCTGCAGCACAACAAGCTGAACACTCTCGAGGGCTCCTTGTTCATGGGAATGCGCTCACTGCAGAGATTAAATCTGAGCCATAACGCCTTGGGACCGAGCCTCGGACCCCGCGATCTGAAGGGTCTGAACGCCCTTCGCGTCTTGGACATATCTCACAACGCCCTGACAACCCTCGAAGACACAAGCGAG AATTGGCTTCCTTCCTTGGAGGAGCTCAACGCGTCTCACAACCGGTTGGTCGTACTTTCGGAGCACGATTTCCGCGGCCTTCCGGTTCTCTGCTGGGCCGATTTGAGCGCGAATTGGATACGATCAGTCGCCGCAGACCTAGTTTCAAACACAAGATGCACGGTACACGGCGTACCTGACGTACTTCGTATATATCTTCAAG ATAACCCGGTGCTGTGCGACCCCGGCTTGGCAAACATCACGATTGCTTTTGAGGTGAATCACGCGAAGCCCTACGGCGTGGCAAACGATTGTCCGACAACTACGACAACGCCAAGTGCGCCAACATCTTCCCTACCTCCACTTCCGCCGACTTTGTTTTTGACCGCAGCTGGTGGTAATGTATCCTTTGCCGCGACGCTtgagtaa
- the LOC124406032 gene encoding uncharacterized protein LOC124406032 — MEELLEYDIESILLSRTKNVFPHQQRVIAACETFLNSVSSSIKKQCAQKHDYQKKVAKNEAIIADVTNQIKEIQNEYANIALQQKVMEKQISNVLQKQEKVKQKIVEGRSQEEEYALEIVDLEKDAEENRMKKKMNWDAVRRACSAYKLGLQFRIEIIDSSEVCDRVRISFFKLLKDDSPQYYADLIRTADLWRVELIHPSLNLKHQERLKCVVNFEKQQEISDITAFLCLLREIFKELRKN; from the exons ATGGAAGAGTTGTTGGAATATGACATTGAAAGTATTCTACTGAGCAgaacaaaaaatgtttttccacATCAACAACGCGTAATCGCCGCTTGCGAAACATTCTTGAACTCAGTCTCGAGTTCCATCAAAAAACAATGTGCTCAAAAACATG ATTACCAAAAAAAGGTCGCCAAAAATGAAGCTATCATCGCAGACGTCACGAatcaaattaaagaaattcaaaatgaataCGCAAATATCGCACTGCAACAGAAGGTTATGGAAAAACAGATAAGCAACGTTCTCCAAAAGCAAGAGAAAgtcaaacaaaaaatagtGGAAGGAAGATCTCAAGAAGAGGAATATGCTCTCGAAATTGTGGATCTGGAAAAAG atgCAGAGGAAaacagaatgaagaaaaaaatgaattgggACGCAGTGAGAAGAGCGTGCTCGGCCTATAAATTAGGTCTTCAGTTTcgtattgaaataattgattcCTCGGAAGTCTGTGACAGGGTGAGAATAAGTTTCTTCAAACTCCTCAAAGATGACAGCCCCCAATATTACGCAGACTTGATTAGAACAGCTGATTTATGGCGAG tgGAACTTATTCATCCATCTTTAAACCTGAAACATCAAGAGCGCTTAAAATGTGTTGTAAACTTCGAAAAGCAGCAAGAAATTTCAGATATTACCGCATTTTTATGCCTTTTGCGAGAAATCTTCAAAGAACTACGCAAGAATTGA
- the LOC124406035 gene encoding uncharacterized protein LOC124406035, whose amino-acid sequence MATCTNTVATGLNENQSSKESTENSNNDNVALPANDTAAENLSEPSRCFVCDVRVQGRYYALATCRTQSSRARVIEKLGELVGERYMVVISEDDLICRGCANLMNTLDRLENEMRGVKDVILRFLERKYSLEEGELLGSSETVKPCQPPQITKSQTQNGGGYHGRKRAAVSSMDVSSNGGKQKKSNNVWMQCDKCRYTTRYNAFMVHHIRQHIKQRITCDKCGVQIKNQQSFHLCKEQEFKNESVDVPEIQNNVKESVVETFATSTIALPNCEKEEHISIVIPQSDHQLETESKEETVQLIRLSSPDHLDLQNMVTSGDVNATGHEVYVRVLQHVEDEHGNPQVAVEPNSNTGMVVNVKEGSGKQMLTLAEDGSLEMVEVTSWDDVHSSQSDPDVPF is encoded by the exons ATGGCTACATGCACCAACACGGTAGCAACGGGCTTAAATGAGAATCAATCGAGCAAAGAGAGCACGGAAAACAGTAACAATGATAACGTTGCGCTTCCAGCAAATGACACAGCAGCTGAAAATTTGTCTGAACCATCTCGATGCTTTGTATGCGACGTAAGAGTTCAGGGTCGTTATTACGCTTTGGCCACTTGTCGAACTCAGAGCAGCAGAGCTCGCGTTATAGAGAAACTGGGCGAGCTTGTGGGCGAGAG ATACATGGTTGTCATCTCAGAAGATGACTTGATATGCAGAGGCTGCGCCAATCTGATGAATACACTCGACAGACTTGAGAATGAAATGCGAGGTGTAAAAGATGTGATTTTGCGTTTCTTAGAACGCAAATATTCACTGGAGGAAGGAGAACTTCTCGGTAGCAGTGAAACGGTCAAACCTTGCCAGCCACCACAGATCACTAAGAGCCAAACCCAAAATGGAGGCGGTTATCACGGAAGGAAAAGAGCAGCTGTTAGTTCTATGGATGTATCCTCCAACGGAGggaagcaaaaaaaatccaataatGTTTGGATGCAATGTGACAAATGTCGATACACAACTCGTTACAACGCATTTATGGTCCATCACATTCGACAGCATATTAAACAGCGTATTACATGCGACAAATGTGGTGTACAAATAAAGAATCAGCAAAGTTTTCATCTGTGCAAAGAAcaagaattcaaaaatgaaagtgTTGATGTGCCTGAGATCCAAAATAATGTAAAGG AGTCTGTGGTGGAGACCTTTGCAACGAGTACAATTGCGCTCCcaaattgtgaaaaagaagaacataTATCAATTGTCATCCCGCAATCGGACCATCAATTAGAAACTGAGTCAAAAGAGGAAACTGTGCAGCTTATTCGATTGTCAAGTCCTGATCATCTTGACCTGCAAAATATGGTTACTTCAG GAGATGTAAATGCGACTGGACACGAGGTGTACGTACGAGTACTACAACATGTTGAAGACGAACATGGGAACCCTCAGGTGGCTGTCGAACCCAATAGTAACACGGGCATGGTTGTAAATGTAAAAGAGGGATCCGGAAAACAGATGCTAACTTTAGCAGAGGATGGTAGTTTAGAAATGGTTGAAGTTACTTCTTGGGATGATGTTCATTCTTCCCAATCCGATCCAGACGTACCATTTTGA
- the LOC124406034 gene encoding dihydroxyacetone phosphate acyltransferase-like, whose amino-acid sequence MQKTVETVGSQRSHTMFSDLLEERRVSSDVMWMFRPLHPVFPHKLPSALRYSREQTIEAILGSPRIVLMIQALASSRKVPVSVVINEAREMLEEMAGAPNLSTIRCLGILVTKGLKRILKSVRVNQTFLLDLREKMRDDTVQYVYVPTHRSYLDFILWSYVLFSNDMAIPNIASGMDFYRMQVVGELLRKTGAFYMRRSFSTDQLYKEVFKAYISSIVIHSERAIEFFIEGTRSRSQKSLAPKYGLLGMILDALWKAEVPDIKFVPVSITYDRPLEELLFAYELLGVPKPPESTTGLFKSLSVLQEACAYGNAYINVAPPISARQFLDVDSLRKSALSPYSKLSTKVVTGLAYSIIDSQKCHTPLSPFNLIALLFNERVHSHPRKSYILETLLADYCWLKEIFTRAIKALVHPGGNKPGSDVNDEDVKIEVLDSLFTHRELLKFDPCGELMLMERHRESQACDPRKVKGHVLTERTMRLAVPAINMATYMNPAMAFLAKPALVAVSIVKFGTSEESTFARFTILRELLCTEFALVSEKPVATAEWEEGLSFLIAEDCVRLENNSLVTGNNSKLFSLLQNLLLPFLAASHVTCTILYQWNDEMGEAKECYILKNTQKQTELLLFEGQGIFRFPYSLSLDLYTSTLVSLVSMGIINSSGRPPNTVYSPDKIRLGALISELDNLKLLSPPGSYLDIRMLPAAHASSVPQSKL is encoded by the exons ATGCAGAAAACGGTGGAAACAGTGGGCTCGCAGCGATCTCATACAATGTTTTCTGACTTGCTCGAAGAACGGCGAGTATCAAGCGATGTTATGTGGATGTTTCGACCACTTCATCCTGTTTTTCCCCATAAATTGCCTAGTGCTCTGCGATATTCCAGGGAGCAAACTATCGAAGCAATCCTGGGCAGTCCCAGGATAGTTTTAATGATTCAAGCTCTAGCCAGTAGCAGGAAAGTTCCTGTCTCCGTTGTGATAAATGAGGCTCGTGAAATGTTGGAGGAAATGGCAGGTGCGCCAAACTTGTCAACGATCAGGTGTCTAG GTATACTAGTGACAAAAGGCTTGAAGAGGATACTCAAGAGTGTTCGAGTAAATCAGACTTTTCTGTTGGATCTTAGAGAAAAAATGCGTGACGACACGGTGCAGTACGTTTACGTACCAACTCACCGAAGTTATTTAGACTTTATATTATGGTCGTACGTACTTTTCTCTAACGATATGGCTATACCAAACATAGCTAGTGGGATGGACTTTTATCGAATGCAAGTCGTTGGTGAACTGTTGCGTAAAACAGGAGCGTTTTATATGCGCCGCAGTTTTTCCACTGACCAATTGTACAAGGAAGTATTCAAAGCATACATATCGTCCATCGTGATACATAGCGAAAGGgctatagaattttttattgaggGTACGCGTAGCAGGAGCCAGAAAAGTTTGGCACCAAAATATG GTTTACTTGGGATGATTTTAGATGCTTTATGGAAAGCGGAAGTGCCCGATATTAAATTTGTTCCAGTGAGTATTACGTACGATCGTCCATTGGAGGAGCTATTATTTGCGTACGAATTATTGGGAGTTCCCAAACCGCCAGAATCCACAACAGGACTTTTTAAATCGTTGTCAGTTTTGCAAGAAGCATGTGCCTATGGAAATGCATATATTAATGTAGCACCGCCTATTTCAGCACGTCAATTTCTTGACGTTGATTCCCTCAGGAAAAGTGCTTTATCTCCGTATTCTAAACTGTCAACCAAAGTTGTCACTGGATTGGCATATTCAATTATTGACAGTCAAAAATGTCACACCCCACTTTCACCGTTCAATCTTATAGCTTTGCTTTTTAATGAAAGGGTACATTCCCATCCTAGAAAGTCTTATATTCTTGAAACTTTATTAGCTGATTATTGTTGGCTCAAAGAGATCTTCACTCGTGCAATAAAGGCTCTAGTTCATCCTGGAGGGAACAA ACCTGGAAGCGATGTGAATGACGAAgatgtgaaaattgaagtatTAGATTCCCTGTTTACACATCGCGAGCTGCTTAAGTTTGATCCATGTGGTGAATTAATGCTGATGGAAAGACACAGAGAATCCCAAGCCTGCGATCCAAGAAAAGTGAAAGGTCATGTGTTGACTGAAAGAACTATGCGTTTAGCTGTGCCAGCAATTAATATGGCAACCTACATGAATCCCGCAATGGCATTCTTGGCTAAGCCAGCTTTAGTAGCAGTATCTATTGTCAAATTTGGTACTAGTGAAG AGTCAACATTCGCAAGGTTTACAATTCTCAGAGAATTGCTTTGTACCGAATTTGCGCTTGTTTCTGAAAAACCTGTAGCTACGGCAGAATGGGAGGAAGGATTATCCTTCCTAATAGCTGAGGATTGCGTACGCCTTGAGAACAATTCTTTGGTGACGGGGAATAACAGTaaacttttctctctcctaCAAAATCTCTTGTTGCCTTTCCTGGCTGCTTCTCATGTCACGTGCACTATACTCTATCAG TGGAACGATGAAATGGGTGAAGCCAAAGAATGCTACATATtgaaaaacacacaaaaacagACAGAGTTGTTATTATTCGAGGGTCAAGGAATATTCAGATTCCCTTATTCTTTATCTCTCGATCTTTATACTTCTACACTTGTCAGCCTTGTTTCGATGGGCATTATTAACTCATCTGGAAGACCACCAAACACAGTATACTCCCCAGACAAAATACGCCTAGGCGCATTAATTTCAGAATTAGACAATTTGAAGTTACTCAGTCCTCCTGGATCATACCTTGATATCAGAATGTTGCCAGCCGCACATGCTTCATCTGTCCCTCAATCAAAGCTATAA
- the LOC124406033 gene encoding 1-phosphatidylinositol 4,5-bisphosphate phosphodiesterase gamma-1-like, translating into MAEPPSMPEYTEPNPPDSMSETLPDIDEVIKIMEQGTRACIFDLEKRPEDKLLMIRRNTRQIIWRRYANLRSYDGSVEFRDIKEIRSGRCSKDFERWPSETKKMKPVRAFVIYYGSKFLLKTISVYVSTERDRLIWEFGLQCMVSDTKKASSAALFHSWLEKEFYEMQSPLGTMEFKNLKVFLSRHNCNLSTPNLKEVFDEFDPEDKDEMKFDTVVKMYHKLLSDHEKFTGYDRLLGYSENGEIITVQEFHKFLNEEQKDPVTDEAEVARFITEYIHELRKDEETPHLTMTEFFEFLFSKENEIWDTKNDTVTQDMTQPLCHYWIASSHNTYLTRDQLLGESSCESYARALRSGCRCIELDCWNGSDGMPVIYHGHTATPKIKFLDVINTIKDHAFVTSDYPVILSIEEHCDLYHQRKMASIMRKVFGKMLLTKRITRVEMELPSPEMLRGKIIVKHGTLSDRTEQKLAVKQPIPDEVEQEIDLRNTIKSGILYLENSFEKTWIPQFFVLTEQKLYYTDIVLKNSETNVEEEEVGSTPRASGDVPNEELHYGEEWFHGTLSKGRQEAEELLNRFSNLGDGTFLVRQSGVFVGDYCLSFWHGGKPNHCRIKSRQEGNRTKFYFMDTICFDDLYSLIVYYRTHPLRTQQRLTILLTQPVPQPSKHEEKNWWHPECTREEAVKLLIGVYLDGVFLVRRSEIEPQTYVVSFRADRKIKHCRISVEGRLYTIGVFQFESLVDLIGYYEHHPLYNKTKLSHSVTQCQTMLNQAGVNAEFAALCSAGYMDHSYFAATVTVKAIYDYIANRDDELTFSKDAIITNVNRKDGDGGWWRGDHGGKKQLLFPSNFVEDFEPDVNHDESPEMIIVANLQKGSLDIMGAEVTFIPRERPGVSGIIKVRKPKVPYAAFELAALSDDSAKEWMKCLKEAVKHAGAKQKKRNAMEQKRRIAKEMSDLTIYCCTVSFDKESITQKGFICHQMSSFQETRAQKLICTLENKFFLKYHQFQLSRVYPAGLRFASSNYNPVPLWNSGSQLVALNYQTGDKYMQLNQGKFRENGKCGYLLKPEFMKRDDFDPYDKDTLNDIDTLKLKLIIIGARHLRQLPKGLGCPSVEIEVIGADFDTGPHNKYTTQIVENNGFNPIWDEQCEFEVANPDFAMLRFLVHDESVFGEGIFNGQATYPVRCLRTGFRSVPLQNKFSEEVKFASLLVHLTIEVVKKPEIIRTNSVTSGIYESALDLNNITENGSISESNPDSSLFYYSVGSNSSQIDLDMTGHSQILIP; encoded by the exons ATGGCGGAACCACCCAGTATGCCAGAATACACGGAGCCTAATCCTCCCGACTCGATGAGTGAGACTCTTCCAGACATAGATGAAGTGATCAAGATAATGGAACAGGGGACTCGGGCCTGCATATTTGATTTAGAAAAACGACCGGAGGATAAACTGCTCATGATACGAAGGAACACCAGGCAAATCATTTGGAGAAGATATGCTAATCTTCGCTCGTACGATGGTTCCG TCGAGTTCAGAGATATCAAAGAGATCAGAAGCGGCAGGTGCTCCAAGGATTTTGAAAGATGGCCctctgaaacgaaaaaaatgaaaccagTGCGAGCTTTTGTTATCTACTACGGATCTAAGTTCCTCCTTAAAACAATATCTGTATACG tgtcTACTGAAAGAGACCGTTTAATTTGGGAGTTCGGTCTGCAGTGTATGGTGAGTGATACCAAGAAAGCTTCCTCCGCCGCGCTGTTTCACAGTTGgttggaaaaagaattttatgaaatgcAAAGCCCACTAGGAAC AATGGAGTTCAAAAATCTGAAGGTATTTTTATCACGACACAATTGTAATCTTTCCACCCCGAACCTTAAGGAAGTTTTTGATGAATTTGATCCAGAAGATAAAGACGAAATGAAGTTTGACACTGTTGTTAAAATGTATCACAAATTATTGTCCGATCACGAA aaATTCACGGGTTACGACCGATTGCTTGGTTATTCGGAAAACGGAGAAATCATTACTGTCCAAGAGTTCCacaaatttttgaacgaaGAACAGAAAGATCCAGTGACGGATGAAGCAGAGGTTGCCCGATTTATTACAGAATACATTCACGAATTacgaaaagatgaagaaacgCCTCACTTAACGATGACGGagtttttcgagtttttattttccaaggaaaatgaaatttgggATACGAAGAATGATACTGTTACACAGGATATGACTCAACCATTATGCCATTACTGGATCGCCTCGTCGCATAACAC GTACTTAACTCGCGACCAATTGCTCGGCGAAAGCAGCTGCGAATCTTACGCTCGAGCTCTGAGATCAGGCTGCAGATGCATCGAGCTGGATTGTTGGAATGGATCGGATGGAATGCCTGTCATTTATCACGGACATACGGCAACGCCAAAAATCAAGTTTCTCGATGTGATAAACACCATCAAGGATCATGCCTTTGTTACTTCCGA TTACCCAGTCATCCTCTCGATCGAGGAACATTGCGATCTGTATCACCAACGCAAAATGGCGTCTATCATGCGAAAAGTGTTCGGCAAAATGCTCCTAACGAAACGTATCACCAGAGTCGAGATGGAGCTTCCGTCTCCAGAAATGCTTCGCGGAAAAATAATAGTGAAACACGGAACACTTTCGGATCGCACGGAACAGAAACTAGCGGTAAAGCAACCAATTCCCGACGAAGTTGAGCAGGAAATCGACCTCAGGAATACCATAAAAAGTGGAATTTTATACCtcgaaaattcatttgagAAAACTTGGATTCCGCAATTTTTCGTCCTGACTGAACAGAAGTTGTACTACACTGAcatagttttgaaaaattcggaaacaaatgtggaagaagaagaagtcgGTTCGACACCCCGAGCATCTGGA GACGTGCCAAACGAGGAATTACACTACGGGGAGGAATGGTTCCACGGGACGTTGAGCAAAGGAAGACAAGAGGCAGAAGAGCTGCTCAACCGCTTTTCGAACCTCGGAGATGGGACGTTTTTAGTGAGGCAGAGTGGAGTCTTCGTGGGTGATTACTGTCTCTCGTTTTGGCATGGGGGAAAACCAAACCACTGCCGCATCAAATCGAGACAAGAGGGGAACCGAACAAAGTTCTACTTTATGGATACCATATGTTTTGACGATCTTTATAGCCTCATAGTATACTACAGGACCCACCCGCTCAGAACCCAA CAACGATTAACGATTTTGCTAACTCAACCAGTCCCTCAGCCGAGTAAACATGAAGAGAAGAATTGGTGGCATCCTGAATGCACTCGTGAAGAAGCTGTAAAGCTTCTGATAGGAGTTTACCTTGACGGAGTATTTTTAGTTAGAAGAAGTGAGATAGAACCCCAAACATATGTTGTATCATTCAG AGCAGACAGAAAGATCAAGCACTGTAGGATTAGCGTGGAGGGTCGCCTTTACACTATTGGGGTATTCCAGTTCGAAAGTTTGGTTGATTTGATTGGTTACTACGAACATCATCCACTTTACAACAAGACTAAACTCTCTCATTCTGTTACCCAGTGTCAAACAATGTTGAATCAAGCGGGCGTG AATGCAGAGTTTGCAGCCCTTTGCTCGGCTGGATACATGGATCACAGTTATTTCGCAGCAACG GTAACGGTCAAAGCGATTTATGATTATATAGCGAACCGAGACGACGAATTGACATTTTCGAAAGACGCGATAATTACAAACGTCAACCGCAAAGACGGAGACGGAGGCTGGTGGCGAGGAGATCATGGAGGAAAAAAGCAGCTACTATTCCCTTCTAACTTTGTTGAGGATTTTGAACCCGACGTTAATCACGATGAA TCGCCTGAAATGATAATAGTAGCAAATCTTCAAAAAGGATCCCTTGATATTATGGGCGCAGAGGTGACTTTCATACCACGAGAACGGCCAGGAGTTAGTGGCATTATTAAAGTAAGAAAGCCGAAAGTACCCTATGCAGCTTTTGAATTAGCTGCGTTATCAGATGATTCTGCAAAGGAGTGGATGAAGTGCCTAAAAGAAGCAGTGAAACACGCCGGCGCTAAG CAAAAGAAACGTAACGCAATGGAGCAAAAAAGAAGGATTGCAAAGGAAATGTCAGATCTCACAATATATTGTTGTACCGTTTCATTTGACAAGGAGTCAATAACCCAAAAAGGATTTATTTGCCACCAAATGAGTAGCTTCCAGGAAACAAGAGCTCAGAAGCTGATATGTACtctggaaaataaattttttctcaagtatCACCAG TTTCAACTGAGCAGAGTGTACCCAGCAGGATTACGATTTGCTTCGTCAAATTATAATCCGGTTCCCCTGTGGAATTCAGGAAGTCAATTGGTTGCCCTGAACTATCAAACCGGGGATAAGTACATGCAACTAAACCAGGGAAAGTTTCGAGAAAACGGCAAGTGCGGATATCTTTTGAAGCCCGAATTCATGAAGAGGGATGACTTTGATCCGTATGACAAGGATACGCTGAACGACATAGACACTCTGAAACTTAAGCTGATAATCATAGGCGCGAGGCACTTAAGGCAATTGCCGAAAGGACTCGGTTGCCCTTCAGTCGAAATTGAAGTTATCGGTGCCGATTTTGATACCGGGCCTCACAACAAATACACAACACAGATTGTAG AGAACAATGGCTTCAATCCAATATGGGATGAACAGTGCGAATTTGAGGTAGCTAATCCAGATTTTGCTATGTTGCGATTCCTTGTTCACGATGAAAGTGTGTTTGGAGAGGGTATTTTCAACGGCCAGGCTACATATCCG GTTCGATGTTTGAGAACAGGTTTCAGAAGTGTGCCATTGCAGAATAAATTCAGCGAAGAGGTGAAATTTGCTTCCCTATTAGTTCATCTCACCATTGAAGTTGTAAAG AAACCTGAAATAATAAGAACCAACTCCGTTACGAGCGGGATATATGAGAGTGCTCTGGACTTGAATAACATAACTGAGAACGGAAGTATATCG GAATCAAATCCCGATTCTTCACTTTTCTACTATTCCGTTGGAAGCAACTCCTCCCAGATCGACTTAGATATGACTGGTCACAGTCAGATTCTTATACCGTAG